The following nucleotide sequence is from Mucilaginibacter sp. cycad4.
TTTAATGGCTGACTGGTATTGTTTTCACTTTGATGTGACGGATGATAATTGGTTACGGCATATCTTTTTGTTATGAGAAGCGGGGAAGAAATTTTATTGTTAACCGAAAATGTCCACCTCCTCACTAAGGAGCAGGCCTGGCATTACCGTGTCCTGCCGAAAGGAGGAACAGACCTTCGTATGGAATTGTATTGTGAAGCCGGAGCAGAGGAAGACAGCCTGGCTGCCGAACTGGAAGTACTGTTGGGGAAAGAAGTTCTGCTGGAACCTGTGCCGGTGACCTCGATCGCCAGGTTGCTTTCCAAATACTACTTGCGGGACAATGCAGTAGAGAGCGCTACCCAATTGCAATTGAGTAACCATGCGGATGATTTCCTCGAAAACCTGATCGCGGAAGCGAAAAATCTGAAGAGCAGCGATATTCATATCGAACGGTATGAACACAAATGCCGGGTAAGGATCCGGATCGACGGAAATATGGTAGAGCGCTACCTGCTTAAAAATGATGACTACCCGGCGCTGATCAACAAAATCAAGATCTACGCCAATCTGGACATCGCCGAAAAGCGGCTTCCTCAAGATGGCAGGATCAACTTCAAAAGCGGGGGTAACCAGTTTGATATCCGTGTTTCCGTATTGCCAACCTTATATGGTGAAAAGGTGGTGTTGAGGTTGTTGAATAATGATGCGACTGATATCGATCTGAACAGCCTTGGTTTTTCGCGTTTTGACCTGGAAAATTACCTGCAAGGGGTAAAGCGTCCCAATGGCATCCTCTTGATCAGCGGGCCTACGGGTTCGGGAAAGACAACTACGTTATATGCAACGTTAAAATTATTGAATAAAGAGACCCGGAATATCCTGACCATCGAGGACCCGGTGGAATATACGCTGGAAGGGATCAACCAGGTGCAGCTGAAAGAATCAATCGGGCTGGGTTTTGCCGCTGCGCTGCGCACTTTCCTCCGGCAGGACCCGGATGTGATCATGGTAGGGGAGATCAGGGACCCGGAAACAGCCAATATGGCGATCAGAGCGGCACTGACCGGTCACCTGGTGTTATCAACTATCCATACTAATTCAGCCTGGGGAACGGTGTCGCGCCTGATCGATATGGGAATACCTCCATTCCTGGTGGCAAACACTTTAAGTACCACGGTTGCACAACGTTTGATCAGGCTGCTGTGCCCGCATTGTAAAACGTTGCATGATTTTAACAATTCGATGTATCCGCGCCAGTACCGGCCTTCACGTGATGTAGCCCACCATTACAAGCCGCATGGCTGTGAACAGTGTTACTATACCGGTTATAAAGGAAGAAAAGCGGTTTATGAAGTAATTCCGATCGATCTTGAGCTGGCTGAAGAGATCAAGAAAGGAAACGCGAATATCCACGGCCTGTTGTCGGAGCGCGGTATCCATACGCTGGCTGAGAATGCTTTCGATATATTCAGTGAGGGGCTGACCTCAATTGACGAGATCTACCCGCTGTTATTTAATTATTAAGGAGATATGGGGAAAAGATTTTTACTTTTTTTATTTTTTATCATTGCTGCCGGCTGCATAAGCCCAATTATAGCGCAGGAAACGGAGCGGATCCAGGGTATCCACCAGAAACTGGACGATCTGGCCATAAGGGTCCCCGGGCTCAGTCAGCGTGTGCAACTGAGGGTCAGTGGTGTTTCGATCAGGGAATACCTGAATACATTGGCGCGTGTCAATAGTTTGAATATCAGTGTTGACCCGACGCTGACGGTAACGGTCTACGATACGTTCAACAATGCGACTGCAGCCAATATCCTCATGTTGCTGGCGCAAAAATATAACCTGGATATTTCGGTTGTAGGGACGATTATTTATGTTACCCCCTTTCAGGACCCCAACCGTTTTGTGAAGCCGCTGGTGAAGGATATCAATGCGAAGTATAACCAGGCAGAGAATAAACTGTCACTGGAACTGCAGAATGACAGCCTGCCCGCAGTAGCCAAAAAGATCAGCCAGGTCTCCGGCAAAAATGTCATTGTGCCGGGCGCTCTGCAGGGTAAGGTGGTTACGGCGTTTATCGAAGGAGCTCCTTTTGAAGGGGCGCTGGAAAAGCTGGCCTACACCAATGAGTTAAAAATGGTCAAGACTGCAGATGGTTTTTACCTTTTCCAGCCGCTGGGGGAGAACGAGGAATTGTATGTAAACGGTGACCGGAATACTTCGGTACGTAAAAATTTCCGGCCGGTTGGGGCAGTTGCCGGGGGCGCGACAGGGCTGTACGTGCGGATAGTGAACGGGCAAAAGCTGATCTCCGCTGATGCGGTCAATGCGCCGATCAGTGATATGGTCAAGCAGGCCTCGCAGGAAACCGGCAAAAGCTATTCGATCTATTCGGAGATCAAAGGAACTATTACCCTTCATGTAACGGATGTGAGTTATGACACTTTCCTCAACCTGCTGTTTAAAAGCACCGAGTATACTTTTCATTCGGAAGGCGGGATCTATATCATCGGCGACCGCAAGCAGGAAGGCTTAAGATCTTATCGGGCGATCCATTTGCAAAACCGCGCGATCGACACGGTCATGATGATGATCCCTTCCGACTGGAAACGTGGACTGGAAATCAAAGAATTCCGGGAACAGAACACCCTGCTGGTATCAGGATCGGATGCACAAATCAACGAAGTGGAAGCTTTTATCAGGCAGCTTGACGTTTTGGTGCCAAGTGTATTGGTTGAAGTGACGCTGATCGATATCCATAAGTCGAACACGATTTCTACCGGGATCTCGGCGGGTGTTTCCGATAGTGTAAAAACAGGAGGGACGGTGCTTTCCGGGCTGGATTACACGTTTGGGGCCAAGTCGATCAACAGCTTCCTGAGCAGCCTCAGTAAAAATAGCTCTATCAATCTGGGCCGGGTGACCCCCAATTTTTATATCAGCCTGAAAGCGCTGGAGGAAAGCAATAATGTCGATGTGCGTTCGGTACCCAAACTGGTCGCCCTGAACGGGCATACCGCTAAAATGAGCATCGGCAGTAAAAGATATTATAAAAACACGACCCAGAATGTGATTACGACCACGGCCACGCAATCCATTTTTTCCAATGTGTATGAGGCCGTGAATGCCGACCTGTCGATCGGGATCAAACCGCTCGTATCCGGCAATGATGAGGTGACACTTGGCATCAGCGTCAATATTTCTGACTTTACTTCCATCCCGACAGACGGCTCGCCGCCACCCCAGTCTATCAGCAAGTTCGAAACCAGCTTGCGGGTACATAGTGAAGATACCATTGTATTGGGCGGGATTGAAAGGACAGAGAGTGATGAAAGCGGCTCAGGTATTCCTATACTTTCCAGGATCCCGGTATTAAAATGGATTTTCAGCAGCCGGACGAAAACCAAATCAAAAGTGGTGAGTGTGCTATTCATTAAATCGACCATTATCAGATAGGCCTATGGAATTGCTGGACAGGTTTTACGGCATTAAGCAGGCGGCAGGGTTGGCTGTTGTTATCGGTAAAGATGGCAGCGCTATAGTTAATTACTGCCAGGTATCTCTGGATGGTAAAAACCTTTCCTTTGAAAAGAAAGTTACCGGGCTAAGCCTGCAAGAACTGGGAAAACAGGTCAAAACGGGAATACCCCTAAGTATCAGTATCTCCGGCAGGGGCGTACTGTATAAACAACTGGAGCGGGTAGAGGAGATCGGCCCTTCGAATTTCTCCGCGGTGCTGCCCAATGCAGCCATAGATGATTTTTACGTACAGCATTTCCCTTCCGGCGGGCATTCCTTTGTGGCAGTAATCCGTAAGACAGAGGCGGATAAATGGCTGGATGCTATATCAAAGCAGGGACTTTCTCCACTCATGCTGAGCCTGGGGCCTTTTCCCATAGCACATATCCTTCCGCAATTGAATATCTATGATGAAGAAATCATATTTGCCGGTGTAAAAATTGTAAGGTCTGCGGATAAAAGCTGGGAAAAGGTCAGTTTTCACGAAGAATTTCAGGCGCCCTATACCATTAAAGTAGAAAACGAAGTGCTTGACCAGCAGTTGCTGCTGCCTTATGCGGCGGCTTTCCAGTTGCTGCTATCGGGTAAGATTGATGTGGTCAAAGCTGATGCGCCTGCGCTGGGATCGGCATTTGAAGGACTGATCAGTGACCGGAAGTTTAAAGTGAACGGAATGGTCATCCTGCTGATATTTTTCGTTTTGCTGCTGGGTAATTTTGTATGGCTTTCAGGGCTGAATGCCGAAAATGCCCGGCTTGCGGCAGAAGTAAGTACCTCGGCCAGGACGAGCACAGATCAGCAGGCCTTGTCGGATGAGATCAGGCAGAAGGAGTCGTTATTGAGGGATCTTGGATGGGATGGCGGCATCAACAAAAGCAGTTTGGTTGACCAGGCGGCGGCATTAATGCCTGCGGAGATCACATTAAAAGAGATCAGCGTTAACCCGGTTGACGGGGCAGCAGATCATAGTTTTGGCAGCCTGAAGTTCCGGGAACGGAAAATACTGATGCGTGGGGAGTCGGCGCAGATCATACTGGTCAATGAATGGGCTGCCCGGCTTAAATCAAAGAAATGGGTGAAGAACGTGGAGCTGGAAAGCTACAACTTCAATAATGAACTCAATACAGGTATATTCACGATAACGCTAAGCTATTGACATGCTGAAATACTGGCCTTTTAAAAAAGTTTATCTGCTGGTGCTTGGAACTGTCCTGCTGGCTGTTGCTGGTTATGAATTGGCCTTCAAACACACACTGGAGGCCAGAAGTGTAAACGGACAACTCCGGGAGCAGCTGGCGCAACAAAATAATGCGACTGAGCAGCCCGGGTACACCGACCGGAAAAACGCTAACCTGAACAGGATCATTGGTCTTTACCATGCAGATACAGTAACGTACAGAAGCAGCGCGATCAATGCCATAGCCTTCCTCGCGGAAAAAAACAATGTTAAATTTGTGAGCGCGCCGGTGCAGGACAAAGGTTATCATACCGAAAAGTATATTCTTCAAAAACTGGTTTTTTCCGGTGATTATTTTTCATTACTGAAATTGCTGAACCAGTTACAGGGAACAAATGGCACAGGGATGATCCGTTCCTGTTCTTTGAGGGTTCCGGCGAGGCAGGACATGGCGTTGGGTGATGGAAAGGTGCTGCTGGATGTGTTTTTGGAAGTCATCGTGAAATAGGTTTGCCGCGAGATTTCCAAGAGCGAAAAAGTGAAACATATTTTCAACGCTCCTCTCGTTTTTTCCATCAAAGTACACATTGTTTATTGTTTCATCGTATTTAAGTACGGAGTAATAAATATTGAAAAAAATCTATTGGTGTCATTAATGATAACAATTTAATAATAAGAATATTTAAAAGTTGTATTTGTTTGAAATGATAATTAATTATATTTGACCCACCTGGCAACATGTATATGGGCACCTTATCACAACATCAAAATAATTCTCTTCGAGTCTCATTTGGACTTATTCAATTGGAAAAATTTTATTGGCAGAAATGTCTAACTCAATCTTACAAGCCTCGATTGCTGTTAGATATCCAAATTTATACTAATCTCTAATCTTATTGAAAAGATAGTTTTGTCGTCTGTACAAATCTTAGCCCTTTCTATTATTATGCTGATGAACAAGGTAGAAGAACTAACCCTTTATTGGATTGGTAAGCACAAAGGATTAAAATCTAAATAATATAATAAACAGGCTTCAAAATACATACAAGGCTTTAATTGAAATATTAAGTGAAAAAAACAAATACACAACCCGACTCACCAATAAACAAACAACAATTAATAATCAATATCATATTCATTTGTGCGATCATAGGTTTGTTCACGCAAAGCATATTATGGCATCGTAAAACCGCCTACATCGATTCCAATAAGGTAATCAGCGGATATAAGGAGATTGATCTGGCAAAAAAGGAATTTCAAAAGAAAGTGGAGCTGTATAAAGAACGAATGGATACCTTGACCGGCCATGTTAAACTGGATATGTTAAATATGGAAAAATTCAGGAACGATAAAGTTCAGTTTCAGCATTACCGGGACTCTTCACAGTTTCATAACAAACAGGTATATAATTATCAGAAAGCAATGCAACAATCATTGCAGGAAGAAGAGGCAAAATTAAGTAAAGTGGCCCTGGAAAAACTGAATGTTTTCTTAAAAACTTACGGTAAAGAACATGGCTACGATATGATTTTCATAGCAAATAATTCAGGGACTATTGCTTACGCAAAAGACGGATATGACATCAGTGATGATGTTTTAAAGGAAATAAATAAGCAGTAATTATATGAACAGACTGACATTATTTCTTCCAGTGACATTTATGGTTTTGATTTCCTGTTCACCGAAACAAATGAATGAGCAAGAATTAAGAAAGTATATGCTGGATGAAAAGAATGGAGTAAAAAAAGAAATTGTAGACGCTAACCAACTAAAATTAGAAGTTTATTTAGTTCGCTCAGAACTGATAAATGATAAAAAGAAAGAAGACAAGAAAGATTCTCTACGATATTTTATGTTAGCCTTTAGCAAAAATGACCGCGAAGCATTGGCGCAATATGCAGGCCAAAATAATTATGCACAGCTGGTTGAGAACTTATCTTTTAATGCTGCCAAATATTGCAGATTGATTATTAATAAAAAAGACACGGTTCAGGTGAGTAATTATTCATTTATAAATAATTACGGCACTTCGCCATCTAATAATTTGCTATTGGTGTTTGACGCGCCTTTGCCAGAATCAGAATATGAACTCGATGTGGATGATCCTGGATTTGACATTTCTGACAGCAAATTTATTTTTAAAAAAACTGATATAAAGACCTACTACAATATTAAATTGATAAAATAACCCCCTATGCCTAAACCTTCCAACTTTAAAAGAACCATCGCGGTTACGCTAATCGTTATTTTTCTAAATAATATCATTACCCCAAGCATTGCATTGGCATTAACATCCGGGCCTTCAAGGCCCGAGTCGACCAGTTTTGAGCCTGTTGATACCACCGATATGGTTAATTTGTTTAGTGGTGATTTGGCCTACAACATTCCCATGATTGAAGTCCCCGGACCGGAAGGGGGGTACCCGTTATCACTTTCCTACCACGCAGGTATCATGCCCGAAGAAGAAGCCTCATGGGTGGGGCTTGGCTGGACCC
It contains:
- a CDS encoding GspE/PulE family protein encodes the protein MRSGEEILLLTENVHLLTKEQAWHYRVLPKGGTDLRMELYCEAGAEEDSLAAELEVLLGKEVLLEPVPVTSIARLLSKYYLRDNAVESATQLQLSNHADDFLENLIAEAKNLKSSDIHIERYEHKCRVRIRIDGNMVERYLLKNDDYPALINKIKIYANLDIAEKRLPQDGRINFKSGGNQFDIRVSVLPTLYGEKVVLRLLNNDATDIDLNSLGFSRFDLENYLQGVKRPNGILLISGPTGSGKTTTLYATLKLLNKETRNILTIEDPVEYTLEGINQVQLKESIGLGFAAALRTFLRQDPDVIMVGEIRDPETANMAIRAALTGHLVLSTIHTNSAWGTVSRLIDMGIPPFLVANTLSTTVAQRLIRLLCPHCKTLHDFNNSMYPRQYRPSRDVAHHYKPHGCEQCYYTGYKGRKAVYEVIPIDLELAEEIKKGNANIHGLLSERGIHTLAENAFDIFSEGLTSIDEIYPLLFNY
- a CDS encoding OmpH family outer membrane protein — translated: MKKTNTQPDSPINKQQLIINIIFICAIIGLFTQSILWHRKTAYIDSNKVISGYKEIDLAKKEFQKKVELYKERMDTLTGHVKLDMLNMEKFRNDKVQFQHYRDSSQFHNKQVYNYQKAMQQSLQEEEAKLSKVALEKLNVFLKTYGKEHGYDMIFIANNSGTIAYAKDGYDISDDVLKEINKQ